The following coding sequences lie in one Glycine soja cultivar W05 chromosome 16, ASM419377v2, whole genome shotgun sequence genomic window:
- the LOC114389113 gene encoding uncharacterized protein LOC114389113, which produces MKTQNMMFVVLVVCLAVCVGTSWGHFFDDTTGKAEQAKDAAAPTVYSAMDAAAPTVDSVMDAAAPTVDSAMDAAAPTVKSAMDAAAPTIDAAAQKSGSFASWAYDKISRGLGFGTEEPVAQTKYEETKTN; this is translated from the exons atGAAGACCCAGAACATGATGTTTGTTGTGTTGGTGGTGTGCCTTGCCGTGTGCGTGGGCACTTCCTGGGGTCATTTTTTTGATGATACCACAGGCAAAGCAGAACAGGCCAAGGACGCCGCCGCGCCGACGGTTTACTCCGCCATGGATGCCGCCGCACCAACGGTTGACTCCGTCATGGATGCCGCCGCACCGACGGTTGACTCCGCCATGGATGCTGCCGCACCGACGGTTAAATCCGCCATGGATGCCGCTGCACCGACCATTGATGCTGCTGCGCAGAAGTCCGGGTCTTTTGCTTCATGGGCTTATGACAAAATTTCCCG TGGCTTGGGGTTCGGAACGGAAGAACCAGTGGCACAAACGAAGTATGAAGAGACCAAGACTAATTAA